A genomic stretch from Styela clava chromosome 5, kaStyClav1.hap1.2, whole genome shotgun sequence includes:
- the LOC120344555 gene encoding glutathione hydrolase-like YwrD proenzyme yields the protein MANYISNRSVITCLHGCAASSQPLASQIGVDILKKGGNAADAAVAMAAALNVTEPCSTGLGGDAFCLFFDNKNQSVKAMNASGRSPKNLTLDMLNSKGFDKETGFPKIHGLAVTVPGAAAGWIDCVEKFGSGKLSLKEILNPAIDLARNGFPVAGPHTSSSWGRGEKILLNSNNTHGRNMLIKHQSSDGSVIFSAPKHGEIFKNPNLARVIEELSEKGKKGFYEGWVADAIVAAVKKFDGVMEQEDLLANESSFENPLSIAYKDITLWETAPNSQGIVALITLNILKNFDLKQHKPDSPEYLHILIEALKVGFADGVAYVADPSKSQVPIEGLLSKEYGKERAKLIKENCVIKMPDAGHPQNFGKDTVYFTVVDKDRNACSFINSNYEGFGTGIVPEGCGFTLQNRGANFSLDPDHPNVAAPGKRTYHTIIPGMLTDSTTGELLMSFGVMGAFMQPQGHVQVLLNCVEFNMNPQEALDHPRIRVSPNDTPVYFEEGIPVDTLEKLRKLGHKLEGPICGLDRFPFGKGQAIATGSFWDADGFDKENLGKVLWAGSDPRCDGAAYGY from the exons ATGGCAAATTACATATCAAATCGGTCAGTTATAACTTGTTTACATGGCTGTGCTGCTTCCAGTCAACCACTTGCTTCACAAATTGGTGTTGATATATTGAAGAAAGGTGGGAATGCTGCAGATGCAGCTGTTGCCATGGCAGCAGCTCTGAATGTAACAGAACCTTGCTCGACAG GATTAGGAGGAGATGCTTTCTGCCTTTTCTTTGACAATAAAAATCAGTCTGTGAAAGCGATGAACGCCAGTGGAAGATCACCGAAAAATCTAACTTTAGACATGTTGAACTCAAAGGGGTTTGATAAAGAAACTGGATTTCCAAAGATTCATGGACTTGCTGTTACTGTCCCTGGTGCAGCTGCAGGTTGGATTGATTGTGTGGAAAAGTTTGGCAGTGGAAAATTATCACTGAAG GAAATATTGAATCCAGCGATTGATCTTGCGAGAAATGGATTTCCAGTAGCTGGTCCACACACTTCCTCCTCATGGGGAAGGGGAGAAAAGATCTTACTGAATTCCAATAACACTCATGGAAGAAATATGCTAATAAAACATCAGTCAAGTGATGGATCAGTAATTTTTTCGGCTCCAAAACAtggtgaaattttcaaaaatccaAATCTCGCTAGAGTCATAGAGGAGTTGTCGGAAAAAGGAAAGAAAGGTTTCTATGAGGGGTGGGTTGCAGATGCAATTGTTGCAGCAGTCAAGAAATTTGATGGAGTAATGGAACAAGAAGATCTTCTTGCAAATGAGTCAAGTTTTGAAAACCCTTTATCAATAGCCTACAAGG ACATCACTCTTTGGGAAACTGCCCCAAATAGTCAAGGCATTGTTGCTCTCATAACGcttaacattttgaaaaattttgatctGAAGCAACACAAACCAGATTCACCTGAATATCTTCACATCCTTATCGAAGCCCTAAAAGTTGGATTTGCAGATGGAGTGGCATATGTTGCTGATCCCTCAAAAAGTCAAGTTCCCATTGAAGGTCTACTCAGTAAAGAGTATGGAAAAGAAAGAGCAAAATTGATCAAAGAGAATTGTGTGATCAAAATGCCTGATGCTG GTCATCCACAAAATTTTGGTAAAGATACAGTTTACTTTACTGTTGTTGATAAAGACCGAAATGCCTGTTCATTTATAAACAGTAATTATGAAGGATTTGGGACAGGAATAGTGCCAGAAGGATGTGGGTTTACTCTTCAAAACAGGGGAGCAAATTTTAGTCTGGATCCAGATCACCCAAATGTTGCAGCACCAGGCAAAAGAACATACCACACTATTATACCGGGAATGCTAACTGATTCAACAACAGGAGAATTATTGATGAGTTTTGGTGTAATGGGAGCTTTTATGCAACCACAAGGTCACGTCCAA GTTTTATTAAACTGTGTTGAATTCAACATGAATCCACAAGAAGCTCTTGATCACCCAAGAATTAGAGTTTCACCAAATGATACTCCAGTTTATTTTGAAGAAGGTATTCCAGTTGATACCTTGGAGAAACTTCGAAAATTGGGGCACAAGTTGGAAGGACCAATTTGTGGGCTAGATAGATTTCCTTTCGGAAAAGGACAAGCAATTGCCACAGGTTCATTCTGGGATGCAGATGGTTTTGATAAGGAGAACCTGGGAAAGGTTCTTTGGGCTGGTTCTGATCCCAGATGCGATGGGGCGGCCTATGGATATTAA
- the LOC120344987 gene encoding 2-oxoisovalerate dehydrogenase subunit beta, mitochondrial-like: MFRYCVSKSPLLKTCKRQALRIIGIQTTVRDAHFKFVADPPKREFGETQKMNLFQSLTSAMDITLENDPTALVFGEDVAFGGVFRCTVGLADKFGGHRVFNTPLCEQGIVGFAIGAASAGATTIAEIQFADYIFPAFDQIVNEAAKYRYRSGGLFECGKLTIRAPCSAVGHGALYHSQTPEACFAHVPGLKVVMPRSCIQAKGLLLACIQDPNPCIFLEPKVLYRSAEEEVPIGEFTLPLGKAEVLIEGSDVTLVGYGTQIHVLKEVAQMAGEKLGASCEVIDLATILPWDSDTVCKSVEKTGRLLVSHEAPLTAGFAGEIASTVQKECFLNLECPIERICGYDTPFPHIFEPFYMPDKWRCFDAIKRMMNY, encoded by the coding sequence atgtTTCGATATTGTGTATCAAAGTCGCCCTTACTCAAAACATGCAAAAGGCAAGCGCTTAGAATAATTGGAATCCAGACTACAGTGAGAGATGCGCATTTCAAGTTTGTTGCTGATCCACCAAAAAGAGAGTTTGGAGAGACACAAAAAATGAACTTGTTTCAGTCTCTCACAAGTGCAATGGATATTACATTGGAAAATGACCCGACCGCTTTGGTATTTGGTGAAGATGTGGCATTCGGAGGTGTATTTCGTTGTACAGTTGGTCTGGCTGACAAATTTGGCGGCCACAGGGTGTTCAATACTCCATTGTGTGAGCAAGGCATTGTTGGATTTGCAATTGGTGCGGCAAGTGCTGGTGCAACTACAATAGCTGAGATCCAATTTGCGGATTATATCTTCCCTGCCTTTGACCAGATCGTCAACGAAGCGGCTAAATACAGATATAGATCTGGTGGTTTATTTGAATGTGGTAAACTCACCATTCGTGCCCCATGTTCGGCTGTGGGGCATGGGGCTTTGTACCATTCTCAAACCCCAGAAGCTTGTTTTGCTCATGTTCCTGGCCTAAAAGTGGTCATGCCAAGAAGTTGCATTCAAGCTAAAGGTCTTCTACTTGCGTGCATACAAGATCCAAACCCATGTATATTTTTAGAACCAAAAGTGCTTTACCGTTCTGCGGAAGAGGAAGTGCCAATTGGAGAGTTTACATTGCCATTAGGAAAAGCAGAGGTTCTTATTGAAGGAAGTGATGTTACATTAGTTGGATATGGCACACAGATTCATGTTTTGAAAGAGGTTGCACAAATGGCTGGAGAAAAGCTCGGAGCATCTTGTGAAGTGATAGATCTTGCAACAATATTACCTTGGGATTCAGACACAGTATGCAAATCAGTTGAAAAAACTGGTAGATTACTAGTTAGTCATGAAGCTCCTTTAACTGCAGGTTTTGCAGGTGAAATAGCCTCAACTGTGCAAAAAGAATGTTTTTTGAATCTTGAATGTCCGATTGAGAGAATATGTGGTTATGATACTCCATTCCCTCACATATTTGAACCTTTTTATATGCCTGATAAATGGAGGTGTTTTGATGCTATAAAAAGGATGATGAACTATTAA